In Zingiber officinale cultivar Zhangliang chromosome 1A, Zo_v1.1, whole genome shotgun sequence, a genomic segment contains:
- the LOC122025093 gene encoding uncharacterized protein LOC122025093 isoform X5 encodes MLISQEMCGDTGSREKPPSVIARLMGLDSIPVQKSETSRGKVKGNSNALTGELTQCQWQEGNYVGKPNDEDIDAYEVETPRKDIWIEEQSLQKVRVDENSNQRRMVLVREKFLEAKRLATDGKLVDSQEFQDAVEVLNSNRDLFIKFLEESNSVLTKKVLKQQDLSLPSQTTLITVLKPSNTRDSKGNQLIENQLLSDSNGSIGKRNRHYWSTGSCEPMQDALSQGTRIVVLKPIPGKPFDTKTILPSNLPILLDTHSSNGDLIISDELANSRKALEEVSEDEEGTLCSNTKYEALSSSVLSNGYIGDESSFNRSDCAYLEDEIGSRSQSDVATSAIECWDYINKIGSPLSTSSSNQTSHSPESSVIIEAKKGFSERLAAVESNVNFQEARHLKTNSTLGEMFAIPESMKEGNNEDLPHSTESFDAEDALNAPSGLLPSFGINDKHPEENSQQNLLRFKLLPVSTLAHRIHEFNVGTSGSSMTKPIVQAVVPKSNNRKLSFKGMVSSFFFPRSKRPSRDKPSRAASVSDVLSSFNDTFVPRIDGGTPNESYDRSTEMLMLPMGVSKEKSGTCGILTEYQDKSVHNSASEDMLLYDAYDSLSESSGPMAVAGCPSAVSRSPLIKSVVRSLSRCTFHLDSESTKLSNPFMVFMKADEEYEQFAFLQKLLSSSGINNNNQMVYGGWYSLDCPLNPSLLSESLHMEDGEDKCQEMCSSKRLLFDSINTALLDIGQLVLFTTTYPWNQGRVHGPWKDSKGDATVAEQVWAIVKKGLAGDKWVPKDPCSGSNMVDGLVKEEVAGRQWDETRWLEVCEFSKEIGGKVLEELVEESLSELSPH; translated from the exons ATGCTCATATCACAGGAAATGTGTGGTGATACAGGGTCTAGAGAGAAGCCACCAAGTGTGATTGCAAGATTAATGGGTCTTGATTCTATACCAGTGCAGAAATCAGAGACGAGCAGGGGTAAAGTAAAAGGCAATAGCAATGCTTTGACTGGTGAGTTAACACAATGCCAATGGCAGGAGGGAAACTATGTTGGAAAACCCAATGATGAGGATATAGATGCATATGAAGTAGAAACACCAAGAAAGGATATTTGGATTGAAGAGCAATCTCTGCAGAAGGTAAGAGTTGATGAGAATTCAAATCAAAGAAGAATGGTTCTTGTTCGGGAGAAGTTTCTAGAAGCCAAACGTTTGGCCACTGATGGTAAGCTTGTGGATTCTCAGGAATTCCAAGATGCAGTTGAGGTTCTGAACTCAAACAgagatttatttattaaatttctagAAGAATCAAACTCAGTGCTCACAAAAAAAGTCTTGAAGCAACAGGATCTCTCTCTACCTTCTCAGACAACTCTTATAACTGTGCTGAAACCTTCCAATACCAGGGACAGTAAAGGAAACCAGCTCATTGAAAACCAGCTTTTATCTGATTCTAATGGAAGTATAGGAAAGAGAAATAGGCATTATTGGAGCACTGGTTCCTGTGAGCCAATGCAAGATGCTTTATCTCAAGGAACAAGAATAGTTGTTCTAAAGCCCATCCCAGGGAAACCCTTTGACACAAAGACCATACTTCCTAGCAATTTACCAATATTGCTAGATACACATAGCTCTAATGGAGATCTGATCATTTCTGATGAATTGGCAAATTCAAGAAAAGCACTTGAGGAAGTAAGTGAGGATGAGGAAGGAACCTTGTGTAGCAACACAAAATATGAAGCCTTGTCTTCCTCTGTTTTGTCAAATGGATACATTGGTGATGAGAGTTCATTCAATAGGTCAGATTGTGCGTATTTGGAAGATGAGATTGGCAGTAGAAGTCAGTCTGATGTTGCAACTTCAGCCATAGAGTGTTGGGATTACATCAATAAAATTGGTAGTCCACTGTCAACCTCATCCTCTAATCAAACATCACATTCTCCTGAATCATCAGTAATTATAGAagccaagaaagggttttcagAGAGGCTAGCTGCAGTAGAATCCAATGTTAATTTTCAAGAAGCAAGGCATTTGAAAACCAACAGCACCTTAGGGGAGATGTTTGCCATTCCTGAGTCAATGAAAGAAGGTAACAATGAAGACCTTCCTCATTCCACTGAATCATTTGACGCAGAAGATGCCTTGAATGCACCTTCAGGATTGCTGCCTTCATTTGGGATCAATGACAAACATCCTGAGGAAAATTCCCAGCAGAACTTGTTGAGATTTAAGCTTCTCCCAGTTTCTACTTTAGCTCATAGAATTCATGAGTTTAATGTTGGGACCTCTGGTTCCTCAATGACGAAACCCATTGTTCAAGCAGTGGTTCCCAAGTCAAATAACAGGAAATTATCATTCAAGGGTATGGTCTCAAGTTTTTTCTTCCCTAGAAGCAAAAGACCTAGCAGAGACAAACCTTCTAGAGCTGCGTCTGTTTCTGATGTTTTATCATCCTTCAATGATACTTTTGTACCACGGATTGACGGTGGTACTCCTAATGAATCATATGACAGATCAACTGAAATGTTGATGCTTCCAATG GGTGTTTCCAAGGAAAAATCTGGAACATGTGGAATCCTTACTGAATACCAGGATAAGTCTGTCCATAATTCAGCTTCAGAAGACATGTTACTATATGATGCCTATGATAGTTTGTCTGAGTCTTCAGGACCGATGGCCGTTGCTGGATGCCCAT CAGCAGTGTCTAGGTCTCCACTAATCAAATCTGTTGTTCGCTCGTTATCACGTTGCACCTTTCACTTGGACTCGGAATCAACAAAATTGTCAAACCCTTTTATGGTCTTCATGAAGGCAGATGAAGAGTATGAACAATTTGCATTTCTCCAGAAACTGCTATCTTCCTCTGGAATCAACAACAATAACCAAATGGTTTATGGCGGGTGGTATTCGCTAGATTGTCCTTTGAATCCGTCTCTACTGTCTGAGTCCCTGCACATGGAAGACGGAGAAGATAAATGCCAAGAGATGTGCTCAAGCAAAAGGCTGTTGTTCGATTCCATAAACACGGCATTGTTGGACATCGGGCAGCTCGTATTATTTACCACCACCTATCCGTGGAACCAAGGACGGGTTCACGGACCTTGGAAAGACAGTAAAGGAGATGCCACAGTGGCGGAGCAAGTCTGGGCAATTGTTAAAAAAGGGTTAGCAGGTGACAAGTGGGTACCAAAGGATCCCTGCAGCGGTAGCAACATGGTAGATGGGTTGGTGAAGGAAGAGGTGGCAGGAAGGCAATGGGATGAAACAAGGTGGTTGGAAGTGTGTGAATTCAGCAAGGAGATTGGTGGGAAGGTGTTGGAGGAGTTGGTCGAAGAGTCTCTGTCTGAATTATCCCCTCATTGA
- the LOC122025093 gene encoding uncharacterized protein LOC122025093 isoform X3, producing the protein MNVFQSSWELQNPESFSGCMRKMISMLNLSAGMARSRLLTERPHQASAKGVSNVIKRSIYPVAEDTGKQRRSEQRSRFLNKISGRTQVKMLISQEMCGDTGSREKPPSVIARLMGLDSIPVQKSETSRGKVKGNSNALTGELTQCQWQEGNYVGKPNDEDIDAYEVETPRKDIWIEEQSLQKVRVDENSNQRRMVLVREKFLEAKRLATDGKLVDSQEFQDAVEVLNSNRDLFIKFLEESNSVLTKKVLKQQDLSLPSQTTLITVLKPSNTRDSKGNQLIENQLLSDSNGSIGKRNRHYWSTGSCEPMQDALSQGTRIVVLKPIPGKPFDTKTILPSNLPILLDTHSSNGDLIISDELANSRKALEEVSEDEEGTLCSNTKYEALSSSVLSNGYIGDESSFNRSDCAYLEDEIGSRSQSDVATSAIECWDYINKIGSPLSTSSSNQTSHSPESSVIIEAKKGFSERLAAVESNVNFQEARHLKTNSTLGEMFAIPESMKEGNNEDLPHSTESFDAEDALNAPSGLLPSFGINDKHPEENSQQNLLRFKLLPVSTLAHRIHEFNVGTSGSSMTKPIVQAVVPKSNNRKLSFKGMVSSFFFPRSKRPSRDKPSRAASVSDVLSSFNDTFVPRIDGGTPNESYDRSTEMLMLPMGVSKEKSGTCGILTEYQDKSVHNSASEDMLLYDAYDSLSESSGPMAVAGCPSAVSRSPLIKSVVRSLSRCTFHLDSESTKLSNPFMVFMKADEEYEQFAFLQKLLSSSGINNNNQMVYGGWYSLDCPLNPSLLSESLHMEDGEDKCQEMCSSKRLLFDSINTALLDIGQLVLFTTTYPWNQGRVHGPWKDSKGDATVAEQVWAIVKKGLAGDKWVPKDPCSGSNMVDGLVKEEVAGRQWDETRWLEVCEFSKEIGGKVLEELVEESLSELSPH; encoded by the exons ATGAACGTCTTCCAGAGCTCGTGGGAGCTACAGAATCCGGAATCTTTTTCAGGATGCATGAGAAAGATGATTAGCATGCTTAACTTGAGCGCCGGCATGGCCAGATCCAGACTTCTTACTGAGAGGCCACATCAAGCGT CTGCTAAAGGTGTTTCCAATGTGATAAAGAGGTCAATATATCCTGTCGCGGAGGATACGGGGAAACAA AGAAGAAGTGAACAAAGGAGTCGCTTTCTCAACAAAATATCAGGCAGAACTCAGGTTAAAATGCTCATATCACAGGAAATGTGTGGTGATACAGGGTCTAGAGAGAAGCCACCAAGTGTGATTGCAAGATTAATGGGTCTTGATTCTATACCAGTGCAGAAATCAGAGACGAGCAGGGGTAAAGTAAAAGGCAATAGCAATGCTTTGACTGGTGAGTTAACACAATGCCAATGGCAGGAGGGAAACTATGTTGGAAAACCCAATGATGAGGATATAGATGCATATGAAGTAGAAACACCAAGAAAGGATATTTGGATTGAAGAGCAATCTCTGCAGAAGGTAAGAGTTGATGAGAATTCAAATCAAAGAAGAATGGTTCTTGTTCGGGAGAAGTTTCTAGAAGCCAAACGTTTGGCCACTGATGGTAAGCTTGTGGATTCTCAGGAATTCCAAGATGCAGTTGAGGTTCTGAACTCAAACAgagatttatttattaaatttctagAAGAATCAAACTCAGTGCTCACAAAAAAAGTCTTGAAGCAACAGGATCTCTCTCTACCTTCTCAGACAACTCTTATAACTGTGCTGAAACCTTCCAATACCAGGGACAGTAAAGGAAACCAGCTCATTGAAAACCAGCTTTTATCTGATTCTAATGGAAGTATAGGAAAGAGAAATAGGCATTATTGGAGCACTGGTTCCTGTGAGCCAATGCAAGATGCTTTATCTCAAGGAACAAGAATAGTTGTTCTAAAGCCCATCCCAGGGAAACCCTTTGACACAAAGACCATACTTCCTAGCAATTTACCAATATTGCTAGATACACATAGCTCTAATGGAGATCTGATCATTTCTGATGAATTGGCAAATTCAAGAAAAGCACTTGAGGAAGTAAGTGAGGATGAGGAAGGAACCTTGTGTAGCAACACAAAATATGAAGCCTTGTCTTCCTCTGTTTTGTCAAATGGATACATTGGTGATGAGAGTTCATTCAATAGGTCAGATTGTGCGTATTTGGAAGATGAGATTGGCAGTAGAAGTCAGTCTGATGTTGCAACTTCAGCCATAGAGTGTTGGGATTACATCAATAAAATTGGTAGTCCACTGTCAACCTCATCCTCTAATCAAACATCACATTCTCCTGAATCATCAGTAATTATAGAagccaagaaagggttttcagAGAGGCTAGCTGCAGTAGAATCCAATGTTAATTTTCAAGAAGCAAGGCATTTGAAAACCAACAGCACCTTAGGGGAGATGTTTGCCATTCCTGAGTCAATGAAAGAAGGTAACAATGAAGACCTTCCTCATTCCACTGAATCATTTGACGCAGAAGATGCCTTGAATGCACCTTCAGGATTGCTGCCTTCATTTGGGATCAATGACAAACATCCTGAGGAAAATTCCCAGCAGAACTTGTTGAGATTTAAGCTTCTCCCAGTTTCTACTTTAGCTCATAGAATTCATGAGTTTAATGTTGGGACCTCTGGTTCCTCAATGACGAAACCCATTGTTCAAGCAGTGGTTCCCAAGTCAAATAACAGGAAATTATCATTCAAGGGTATGGTCTCAAGTTTTTTCTTCCCTAGAAGCAAAAGACCTAGCAGAGACAAACCTTCTAGAGCTGCGTCTGTTTCTGATGTTTTATCATCCTTCAATGATACTTTTGTACCACGGATTGACGGTGGTACTCCTAATGAATCATATGACAGATCAACTGAAATGTTGATGCTTCCAATG GGTGTTTCCAAGGAAAAATCTGGAACATGTGGAATCCTTACTGAATACCAGGATAAGTCTGTCCATAATTCAGCTTCAGAAGACATGTTACTATATGATGCCTATGATAGTTTGTCTGAGTCTTCAGGACCGATGGCCGTTGCTGGATGCCCAT CAGCAGTGTCTAGGTCTCCACTAATCAAATCTGTTGTTCGCTCGTTATCACGTTGCACCTTTCACTTGGACTCGGAATCAACAAAATTGTCAAACCCTTTTATGGTCTTCATGAAGGCAGATGAAGAGTATGAACAATTTGCATTTCTCCAGAAACTGCTATCTTCCTCTGGAATCAACAACAATAACCAAATGGTTTATGGCGGGTGGTATTCGCTAGATTGTCCTTTGAATCCGTCTCTACTGTCTGAGTCCCTGCACATGGAAGACGGAGAAGATAAATGCCAAGAGATGTGCTCAAGCAAAAGGCTGTTGTTCGATTCCATAAACACGGCATTGTTGGACATCGGGCAGCTCGTATTATTTACCACCACCTATCCGTGGAACCAAGGACGGGTTCACGGACCTTGGAAAGACAGTAAAGGAGATGCCACAGTGGCGGAGCAAGTCTGGGCAATTGTTAAAAAAGGGTTAGCAGGTGACAAGTGGGTACCAAAGGATCCCTGCAGCGGTAGCAACATGGTAGATGGGTTGGTGAAGGAAGAGGTGGCAGGAAGGCAATGGGATGAAACAAGGTGGTTGGAAGTGTGTGAATTCAGCAAGGAGATTGGTGGGAAGGTGTTGGAGGAGTTGGTCGAAGAGTCTCTGTCTGAATTATCCCCTCATTGA
- the LOC122025093 gene encoding uncharacterized protein LOC122025093 isoform X2, which translates to MWKVGAQYIAACRNAAFRNPMNVFQSSWELQNPESFSGCMRKMISMLNLSAGMARSRLLTERPHQASAKGVSNVIKRSIYPVAEDTGKQRRSEQRSRFLNKISGRTQVKMLISQEMCGDTGSREKPPSVIARLMGLDSIPVQKSETSRGKVKGNSNALTGELTQCQWQEGNYVGKPNDEDIDAYEVETPRKDIWIEEQSLQKVRVDENSNQRRMVLVREKFLEAKRLATDGKLVDSQEFQDAVEVLNSNRDLFIKFLEESNSVLTKKVLKQQDLSLPSQTTLITVLKPSNTRDSKGNQLIENQLLSDSNGSIGKRNRHYWSTGSCEPMQDALSQGTRIVVLKPIPGKPFDTKTILPSNLPILLDTHSSNGDLIISDELANSRKALEEVSEDEEGTLCSNTKYEALSSSVLSNGYIGDESSFNRSDCAYLEDEIGSRSQSDVATSAIECWDYINKIGSPLSTSSSNQTSHSPESSVIIEAKKGFSERLAAVESNVNFQEARHLKTNSTLGEMFAIPESMKEGNNEDLPHSTESFDAEDALNAPSGLLPSFGINDKHPEENSQQNLLRFKLLPVSTLAHRIHEFNVGTSGSSMTKPIVQAVVPKSNNRKLSFKGMVSSFFFPRSKRPSRDKPSRAASVSDVLSSFNDTFVPRIDGGTPNESYDRSTEMLMLPMGVSKEKSGTCGILTEYQDKSVHNSASEDMLLYDAYDSLSESSGPMAVAGCPSVSRSPLIKSVVRSLSRCTFHLDSESTKLSNPFMVFMKADEEYEQFAFLQKLLSSSGINNNNQMVYGGWYSLDCPLNPSLLSESLHMEDGEDKCQEMCSSKRLLFDSINTALLDIGQLVLFTTTYPWNQGRVHGPWKDSKGDATVAEQVWAIVKKGLAGDKWVPKDPCSGSNMVDGLVKEEVAGRQWDETRWLEVCEFSKEIGGKVLEELVEESLSELSPH; encoded by the exons ATGTGGAAAGTTGGGGCCCAGTATATCGCTGCCTGCAGGAATGCTGCATTCC GAAACCCAATGAACGTCTTCCAGAGCTCGTGGGAGCTACAGAATCCGGAATCTTTTTCAGGATGCATGAGAAAGATGATTAGCATGCTTAACTTGAGCGCCGGCATGGCCAGATCCAGACTTCTTACTGAGAGGCCACATCAAGCGT CTGCTAAAGGTGTTTCCAATGTGATAAAGAGGTCAATATATCCTGTCGCGGAGGATACGGGGAAACAA AGAAGAAGTGAACAAAGGAGTCGCTTTCTCAACAAAATATCAGGCAGAACTCAGGTTAAAATGCTCATATCACAGGAAATGTGTGGTGATACAGGGTCTAGAGAGAAGCCACCAAGTGTGATTGCAAGATTAATGGGTCTTGATTCTATACCAGTGCAGAAATCAGAGACGAGCAGGGGTAAAGTAAAAGGCAATAGCAATGCTTTGACTGGTGAGTTAACACAATGCCAATGGCAGGAGGGAAACTATGTTGGAAAACCCAATGATGAGGATATAGATGCATATGAAGTAGAAACACCAAGAAAGGATATTTGGATTGAAGAGCAATCTCTGCAGAAGGTAAGAGTTGATGAGAATTCAAATCAAAGAAGAATGGTTCTTGTTCGGGAGAAGTTTCTAGAAGCCAAACGTTTGGCCACTGATGGTAAGCTTGTGGATTCTCAGGAATTCCAAGATGCAGTTGAGGTTCTGAACTCAAACAgagatttatttattaaatttctagAAGAATCAAACTCAGTGCTCACAAAAAAAGTCTTGAAGCAACAGGATCTCTCTCTACCTTCTCAGACAACTCTTATAACTGTGCTGAAACCTTCCAATACCAGGGACAGTAAAGGAAACCAGCTCATTGAAAACCAGCTTTTATCTGATTCTAATGGAAGTATAGGAAAGAGAAATAGGCATTATTGGAGCACTGGTTCCTGTGAGCCAATGCAAGATGCTTTATCTCAAGGAACAAGAATAGTTGTTCTAAAGCCCATCCCAGGGAAACCCTTTGACACAAAGACCATACTTCCTAGCAATTTACCAATATTGCTAGATACACATAGCTCTAATGGAGATCTGATCATTTCTGATGAATTGGCAAATTCAAGAAAAGCACTTGAGGAAGTAAGTGAGGATGAGGAAGGAACCTTGTGTAGCAACACAAAATATGAAGCCTTGTCTTCCTCTGTTTTGTCAAATGGATACATTGGTGATGAGAGTTCATTCAATAGGTCAGATTGTGCGTATTTGGAAGATGAGATTGGCAGTAGAAGTCAGTCTGATGTTGCAACTTCAGCCATAGAGTGTTGGGATTACATCAATAAAATTGGTAGTCCACTGTCAACCTCATCCTCTAATCAAACATCACATTCTCCTGAATCATCAGTAATTATAGAagccaagaaagggttttcagAGAGGCTAGCTGCAGTAGAATCCAATGTTAATTTTCAAGAAGCAAGGCATTTGAAAACCAACAGCACCTTAGGGGAGATGTTTGCCATTCCTGAGTCAATGAAAGAAGGTAACAATGAAGACCTTCCTCATTCCACTGAATCATTTGACGCAGAAGATGCCTTGAATGCACCTTCAGGATTGCTGCCTTCATTTGGGATCAATGACAAACATCCTGAGGAAAATTCCCAGCAGAACTTGTTGAGATTTAAGCTTCTCCCAGTTTCTACTTTAGCTCATAGAATTCATGAGTTTAATGTTGGGACCTCTGGTTCCTCAATGACGAAACCCATTGTTCAAGCAGTGGTTCCCAAGTCAAATAACAGGAAATTATCATTCAAGGGTATGGTCTCAAGTTTTTTCTTCCCTAGAAGCAAAAGACCTAGCAGAGACAAACCTTCTAGAGCTGCGTCTGTTTCTGATGTTTTATCATCCTTCAATGATACTTTTGTACCACGGATTGACGGTGGTACTCCTAATGAATCATATGACAGATCAACTGAAATGTTGATGCTTCCAATG GGTGTTTCCAAGGAAAAATCTGGAACATGTGGAATCCTTACTGAATACCAGGATAAGTCTGTCCATAATTCAGCTTCAGAAGACATGTTACTATATGATGCCTATGATAGTTTGTCTGAGTCTTCAGGACCGATGGCCGTTGCTGGATGCCCAT CAGTGTCTAGGTCTCCACTAATCAAATCTGTTGTTCGCTCGTTATCACGTTGCACCTTTCACTTGGACTCGGAATCAACAAAATTGTCAAACCCTTTTATGGTCTTCATGAAGGCAGATGAAGAGTATGAACAATTTGCATTTCTCCAGAAACTGCTATCTTCCTCTGGAATCAACAACAATAACCAAATGGTTTATGGCGGGTGGTATTCGCTAGATTGTCCTTTGAATCCGTCTCTACTGTCTGAGTCCCTGCACATGGAAGACGGAGAAGATAAATGCCAAGAGATGTGCTCAAGCAAAAGGCTGTTGTTCGATTCCATAAACACGGCATTGTTGGACATCGGGCAGCTCGTATTATTTACCACCACCTATCCGTGGAACCAAGGACGGGTTCACGGACCTTGGAAAGACAGTAAAGGAGATGCCACAGTGGCGGAGCAAGTCTGGGCAATTGTTAAAAAAGGGTTAGCAGGTGACAAGTGGGTACCAAAGGATCCCTGCAGCGGTAGCAACATGGTAGATGGGTTGGTGAAGGAAGAGGTGGCAGGAAGGCAATGGGATGAAACAAGGTGGTTGGAAGTGTGTGAATTCAGCAAGGAGATTGGTGGGAAGGTGTTGGAGGAGTTGGTCGAAGAGTCTCTGTCTGAATTATCCCCTCATTGA
- the LOC122025093 gene encoding uncharacterized protein LOC122025093 isoform X1: MWKVGAQYIAACRNAAFRNPMNVFQSSWELQNPESFSGCMRKMISMLNLSAGMARSRLLTERPHQASAKGVSNVIKRSIYPVAEDTGKQRRSEQRSRFLNKISGRTQVKMLISQEMCGDTGSREKPPSVIARLMGLDSIPVQKSETSRGKVKGNSNALTGELTQCQWQEGNYVGKPNDEDIDAYEVETPRKDIWIEEQSLQKVRVDENSNQRRMVLVREKFLEAKRLATDGKLVDSQEFQDAVEVLNSNRDLFIKFLEESNSVLTKKVLKQQDLSLPSQTTLITVLKPSNTRDSKGNQLIENQLLSDSNGSIGKRNRHYWSTGSCEPMQDALSQGTRIVVLKPIPGKPFDTKTILPSNLPILLDTHSSNGDLIISDELANSRKALEEVSEDEEGTLCSNTKYEALSSSVLSNGYIGDESSFNRSDCAYLEDEIGSRSQSDVATSAIECWDYINKIGSPLSTSSSNQTSHSPESSVIIEAKKGFSERLAAVESNVNFQEARHLKTNSTLGEMFAIPESMKEGNNEDLPHSTESFDAEDALNAPSGLLPSFGINDKHPEENSQQNLLRFKLLPVSTLAHRIHEFNVGTSGSSMTKPIVQAVVPKSNNRKLSFKGMVSSFFFPRSKRPSRDKPSRAASVSDVLSSFNDTFVPRIDGGTPNESYDRSTEMLMLPMGVSKEKSGTCGILTEYQDKSVHNSASEDMLLYDAYDSLSESSGPMAVAGCPSAVSRSPLIKSVVRSLSRCTFHLDSESTKLSNPFMVFMKADEEYEQFAFLQKLLSSSGINNNNQMVYGGWYSLDCPLNPSLLSESLHMEDGEDKCQEMCSSKRLLFDSINTALLDIGQLVLFTTTYPWNQGRVHGPWKDSKGDATVAEQVWAIVKKGLAGDKWVPKDPCSGSNMVDGLVKEEVAGRQWDETRWLEVCEFSKEIGGKVLEELVEESLSELSPH; encoded by the exons ATGTGGAAAGTTGGGGCCCAGTATATCGCTGCCTGCAGGAATGCTGCATTCC GAAACCCAATGAACGTCTTCCAGAGCTCGTGGGAGCTACAGAATCCGGAATCTTTTTCAGGATGCATGAGAAAGATGATTAGCATGCTTAACTTGAGCGCCGGCATGGCCAGATCCAGACTTCTTACTGAGAGGCCACATCAAGCGT CTGCTAAAGGTGTTTCCAATGTGATAAAGAGGTCAATATATCCTGTCGCGGAGGATACGGGGAAACAA AGAAGAAGTGAACAAAGGAGTCGCTTTCTCAACAAAATATCAGGCAGAACTCAGGTTAAAATGCTCATATCACAGGAAATGTGTGGTGATACAGGGTCTAGAGAGAAGCCACCAAGTGTGATTGCAAGATTAATGGGTCTTGATTCTATACCAGTGCAGAAATCAGAGACGAGCAGGGGTAAAGTAAAAGGCAATAGCAATGCTTTGACTGGTGAGTTAACACAATGCCAATGGCAGGAGGGAAACTATGTTGGAAAACCCAATGATGAGGATATAGATGCATATGAAGTAGAAACACCAAGAAAGGATATTTGGATTGAAGAGCAATCTCTGCAGAAGGTAAGAGTTGATGAGAATTCAAATCAAAGAAGAATGGTTCTTGTTCGGGAGAAGTTTCTAGAAGCCAAACGTTTGGCCACTGATGGTAAGCTTGTGGATTCTCAGGAATTCCAAGATGCAGTTGAGGTTCTGAACTCAAACAgagatttatttattaaatttctagAAGAATCAAACTCAGTGCTCACAAAAAAAGTCTTGAAGCAACAGGATCTCTCTCTACCTTCTCAGACAACTCTTATAACTGTGCTGAAACCTTCCAATACCAGGGACAGTAAAGGAAACCAGCTCATTGAAAACCAGCTTTTATCTGATTCTAATGGAAGTATAGGAAAGAGAAATAGGCATTATTGGAGCACTGGTTCCTGTGAGCCAATGCAAGATGCTTTATCTCAAGGAACAAGAATAGTTGTTCTAAAGCCCATCCCAGGGAAACCCTTTGACACAAAGACCATACTTCCTAGCAATTTACCAATATTGCTAGATACACATAGCTCTAATGGAGATCTGATCATTTCTGATGAATTGGCAAATTCAAGAAAAGCACTTGAGGAAGTAAGTGAGGATGAGGAAGGAACCTTGTGTAGCAACACAAAATATGAAGCCTTGTCTTCCTCTGTTTTGTCAAATGGATACATTGGTGATGAGAGTTCATTCAATAGGTCAGATTGTGCGTATTTGGAAGATGAGATTGGCAGTAGAAGTCAGTCTGATGTTGCAACTTCAGCCATAGAGTGTTGGGATTACATCAATAAAATTGGTAGTCCACTGTCAACCTCATCCTCTAATCAAACATCACATTCTCCTGAATCATCAGTAATTATAGAagccaagaaagggttttcagAGAGGCTAGCTGCAGTAGAATCCAATGTTAATTTTCAAGAAGCAAGGCATTTGAAAACCAACAGCACCTTAGGGGAGATGTTTGCCATTCCTGAGTCAATGAAAGAAGGTAACAATGAAGACCTTCCTCATTCCACTGAATCATTTGACGCAGAAGATGCCTTGAATGCACCTTCAGGATTGCTGCCTTCATTTGGGATCAATGACAAACATCCTGAGGAAAATTCCCAGCAGAACTTGTTGAGATTTAAGCTTCTCCCAGTTTCTACTTTAGCTCATAGAATTCATGAGTTTAATGTTGGGACCTCTGGTTCCTCAATGACGAAACCCATTGTTCAAGCAGTGGTTCCCAAGTCAAATAACAGGAAATTATCATTCAAGGGTATGGTCTCAAGTTTTTTCTTCCCTAGAAGCAAAAGACCTAGCAGAGACAAACCTTCTAGAGCTGCGTCTGTTTCTGATGTTTTATCATCCTTCAATGATACTTTTGTACCACGGATTGACGGTGGTACTCCTAATGAATCATATGACAGATCAACTGAAATGTTGATGCTTCCAATG GGTGTTTCCAAGGAAAAATCTGGAACATGTGGAATCCTTACTGAATACCAGGATAAGTCTGTCCATAATTCAGCTTCAGAAGACATGTTACTATATGATGCCTATGATAGTTTGTCTGAGTCTTCAGGACCGATGGCCGTTGCTGGATGCCCAT CAGCAGTGTCTAGGTCTCCACTAATCAAATCTGTTGTTCGCTCGTTATCACGTTGCACCTTTCACTTGGACTCGGAATCAACAAAATTGTCAAACCCTTTTATGGTCTTCATGAAGGCAGATGAAGAGTATGAACAATTTGCATTTCTCCAGAAACTGCTATCTTCCTCTGGAATCAACAACAATAACCAAATGGTTTATGGCGGGTGGTATTCGCTAGATTGTCCTTTGAATCCGTCTCTACTGTCTGAGTCCCTGCACATGGAAGACGGAGAAGATAAATGCCAAGAGATGTGCTCAAGCAAAAGGCTGTTGTTCGATTCCATAAACACGGCATTGTTGGACATCGGGCAGCTCGTATTATTTACCACCACCTATCCGTGGAACCAAGGACGGGTTCACGGACCTTGGAAAGACAGTAAAGGAGATGCCACAGTGGCGGAGCAAGTCTGGGCAATTGTTAAAAAAGGGTTAGCAGGTGACAAGTGGGTACCAAAGGATCCCTGCAGCGGTAGCAACATGGTAGATGGGTTGGTGAAGGAAGAGGTGGCAGGAAGGCAATGGGATGAAACAAGGTGGTTGGAAGTGTGTGAATTCAGCAAGGAGATTGGTGGGAAGGTGTTGGAGGAGTTGGTCGAAGAGTCTCTGTCTGAATTATCCCCTCATTGA